The sequence below is a genomic window from bacterium.
AATCGCCCATTCGCTCGCTGCCTCGATCGGGTTGCGGAATAGATATCGACTGATTGCCTGGGCCTTCATGGTGGAAGTGACCATCGGAACAGTTAGCCCGAGGACGATAACTATTGTCTTACCCACCTCAAAACGGGCAAATGGCTGCACAGGAAGAGGCGAGCCGAATTTGTCGTGTATATTCGCACAAAGGATAGGGCAGGGTGTACCTTTCAGCTTTGCTTTAAGCCCTACTTCAGAAATGTGGAACTCTCGATTCCCTAAAGTAATCGCATCATAACCGGCTAGCCCCGCCAGCTTCCAGGCAGGTTCTTCTGACAAAGGGATGCCAATGTTGCCCGTCTTAATAATATCTCCGGCATCGAGCATGAGTACATTGGGTTCGAACTCATCTTTTAATGCCCTTAACCGCTGCACAGCCGGTTCTTTCAGGTGATTGTGAAGGTCGTTGGTATGAATAATTGTCACTGCATTAGGTAGATGGTCCACTGATGGTTAGTGTAAGCCTTTAGGATTAAAAAAAATAAGCCAGGCGCTATCAACTAATGCATGCATTACTGCGCCGGCATTTAGGCGATTGGTACGCAGATAGGCATATCCATAAAAAGCGCCTGCTAGCGTTGCAAAAGCTGCATAGCTCCAGTAATAAACCGGATCCCCGCCGTTTTTTTTATGGGTTATCCCGAAAATAAGCGCATTTAGAATGAGCGCAATAAAAGGCGCTGTGAGCGCCTTTTTCGGAAGGAATTGGCTAATGTTCTTAAAAATGGGAAAGCGCAAAAACAATACTCCAAGCGCTTGGGTTGTTTTGTTTAATAGGTTCTGGATAACTCCGCGAAACATTACCTCCTCTGGGAGGGCTACCGAAAGATATAACCCAATTGGGATAAAAAGATAAACAATAGGGGGTACTTTGTATTGCAGATGAATCGTGAATGGCCGCCACTCAATGAAATGGGTGACGAGGCCAAGAGGCATGACAAGCAAGCCGAAAACAGCGAAAAGCTTAATCCCGAAAATAAAATCT
It includes:
- a CDS encoding metallophosphoesterase, giving the protein MDHLPNAVTIIHTNDLHNHLKEPAVQRLRALKDEFEPNVLMLDAGDIIKTGNIGIPLSEEPAWKLAGLAGYDAITLGNREFHISEVGLKAKLKGTPCPILCANIHDKFGSPLPVQPFARFEVGKTIVIVLGLTVPMVTSTMKAQAISRYLFRNPIEAASEWAIKLRNKCDLLIALTHIGYKNDIKLSEAVPFFDVIIGGHSHTVIEHPEQVGTTSIAQTGFYAHSVGLIRISPTREVTGELLPLK